A DNA window from Camelina sativa cultivar DH55 chromosome 13, Cs, whole genome shotgun sequence contains the following coding sequences:
- the LOC104734425 gene encoding cysteine-rich and transmembrane domain-containing protein B has product MQDMRDQNPPQGYPAAEQVSEQPGQDKKKKKSRFFETKQKGDRGFIEGCLFALCCCWICEMCF; this is encoded by the exons ATGCAGGACATGAGAGATCAAAATCCTCCACAAG GATATCCAGCTGCAGAACAAGTCTCTGAACAACCAGGtcaagacaaaaagaagaagaaatcacgGTTTTTCGAGACAAAGCAGAAAGGAGACAGAGGCTTCATTGAAGGATG TCTCTTTGCACTATGCTGCTGCTGGATTTGTGAAATGTGTTTCTAA